One window from the genome of Bacillus rossius redtenbacheri isolate Brsri chromosome 17, Brsri_v3, whole genome shotgun sequence encodes:
- the LOC134540609 gene encoding uncharacterized protein LOC134540609 — protein sequence MRNYKRKTDKGKYSIDMLEKAAEVVREGRSVRHAAKTYNICHVTLGRYIKKKNKRLNAVDINFREEWKPLAGYYGNRQVFTPLQEIALVSYIKTCSDIYFGLTPRDVRHLAFLCGKKYNVPMPNTWSDKELAGADWLSSFLKRHPDLSIRTPEATSLGRASSFNRANVSKFFDKLSEVYDRHSFTANDIWNVDETGVTTVQNPSKIVARKGVKQIGAMTSSERGQLVTLTVAVNAAGNAIPPMFIFPRVRYYDHFIRDGPTGCIGAANKSGWTTEVEFLLFLKHFVSCIRSSPEKPILLLLDNHQSHLAPDCLDFAKENGIVMLSFPPHCTHRLQPLDRSAFAPLKKQINTAMDAWLRNNKTPESTVKPMSIYDIPSILKIAFPTATTPRNIQQGFEKCGIHPYNREIFQDADFAPSFVTDRPDPDLAPSCSQDVSRDSQGTPVQSFSNCSHTPEKFSPEVVLPLPKVAPRKRKGGRKTRKSAILTDTPEKKAIEEEFAKRGTPGLIKIKGNVSQTRMPAKSTPKRSLKRRSAECSSSEEESECFCLVCLESFSTSKPGEEWVRCLNCQLWSHFSCAKKSKMYISHNCQSDEISE from the exons atgCGTAACTACAAAAGAAAAACCGACAAAGGAAAATATTCTATTGACATGTTGGAGAAAGCAGCTGAAGTTGTAAGAGAAGGAAGATCTGTTAGGCATGCTGCGAAAACGTACAACATCTGCCATGTGACACTTGGgaggtacataaaaaagaaaaacaaac GTTTAAATGCAGTCGATATTAATTTTCGAGAGGAGTGGAAACCTTTGGCTGGTTATTATGGGAACAGACAGGTATTTACACCTTTGCAAGAGATCGCTCTTGTTTCCTACATAAAAACAtgttctgacatatattttggaCTCACTCCACGTGATGTACGTCATCTTGCATTCTTATGTGGGAAGAAGTATAATGTTCCCATGCCAAACACATGGAGTGACAAAGAACTAGCAGGTGCAGATTGGCTCTCTTCCTTTTTAAAGCGCCACCCAGACCTTTCCATTCGGACTCCAGAGGCAACTAGTTTGGGAAGGGCTTCTAGTTTTAATCGTGCCaacgtttcaaaattttttgacaAACTCTCTGAAGTTTATGATCGCCATTCTTTCACAGCTAATGACATTTGGAATGTAGATGAGACCGGGGTCACTACTGTCCAGAATCCTTCAAAAATCGTAGCAAGAAAGGGGGTAAAACAAATTGGAGCAATGACATCATCTGAACGAGGGCAGTTAGTTACTCTAACTGTAGCAGTAAATGCTGCTGGAAATGCTATCCCTCCTATGTTTATTTTTCCTAGGGTAAGGTATTATGATCACTTCATCAGAGATGGTCCAACTGGATGTATAGgtgctgcaaataagtctggCTGGACTACGGAGGTAGAGTTCTTGCtttttcttaagcattttgtttcttgtattcgttCGAGCCCAGAGAAACCTATCCTCCTCCTTCTAGACAATCATCAGTCGCATTTAGCTCCTGACTGTTTAGATTTTGCCAAAGAAAATGGCATTGTAATGCTATCGTTCCCACCTCACTGCACTCATCGCCTTCAGCCACTTGATCGAAGTGCTTTTGCCCCACTCAAAAAACAGATCAATACGGCAATGGATGCATGGTTGAGGAACAACAAAACACCAGAGAGCACAGTTAAGCCTATGTCAATCTATGATATTCCCTCAATCTTAAAGATAGCTTTTCCCACTGCCACAACGCCAAGAAATATCCAACAAGGATTTGAGAAATGTGGAATACATCCTTATAATAGGGAAATATTTCAGGATGCCGATTTCGCTCCTTCGTTTGTGACAGACAGGCCTGATCCAGACTTAGCACCAAGTTGTTCACAAGATGTGTCCAGGGATTCACAAGGAACACCAGTTCAATCATTTTCTAACTGTTCCCACACACCAGAGAAGTTTTCTCCAGAAGTGGTTCTACCTCTTCCTAAAGtcgctccaaggaaaaggaaaggaggaagaaagaccaggaaaagtgccattttgacgGATACTCCAGAGAAGAAAGCCATTGAAGAAGAATTTGCGAAACGAGGAACACCAGGCTTGATTAAGATAAAAGGGAATGTATCACAAACGCGCATGCCTGCAAAATCCACGCCCAAACGTTCTCTAAAACGAAGATCAGCAGAGTGCAGCTCATCAGAGGAAGAAAGCGAGTGCTTTTGTTTAGTGTGTTTGGAATCATTCTCTACAAGCAAACCAGGAGAGGAGTGGGTTCGTTGTCTAAACTGCCAGTTATGGTCGcatttttcttgtgcaaaaaaatctaaaatgtataTTAGTCATAATTGCCAATCAGATGAAATCTCTGAGTGA